In one Achromobacter spanius genomic region, the following are encoded:
- a CDS encoding DUF2894 domain-containing protein, translated as MSSDGSSQGTLDAQAMLDAWREGGADQADPVRFCFLQAMARRAAVLDGPARRLLDEKLAGHLNAYAQLLDAEPDANADAEPEAGADAEPDAEPSALAGLLAYLADPGLNTPDGEPDWNRDALGLREAYPDVQMLEYFRAVWSRVSADRQVRQSQQQVHKNAGPLNSNQLVHRALSLMRELSPGYLQQFLSYTDALMWMEQIHAATAPAPKDAARGSAKKTSRAKAR; from the coding sequence GTGAGCAGTGACGGCAGCAGCCAAGGCACGCTGGACGCGCAGGCCATGCTGGACGCTTGGCGCGAGGGTGGAGCCGACCAGGCCGACCCGGTGCGCTTTTGCTTCCTGCAAGCGATGGCGCGGCGCGCCGCCGTGCTGGACGGCCCGGCGCGGCGGTTGCTGGACGAAAAGTTGGCGGGGCATTTGAATGCCTACGCGCAGTTGCTGGATGCCGAGCCGGATGCCAATGCGGATGCCGAACCAGAAGCTGGGGCAGACGCCGAACCGGATGCCGAACCCAGCGCGCTGGCCGGTTTGCTGGCTTATCTGGCGGACCCAGGCCTGAACACCCCGGATGGCGAGCCCGACTGGAACCGCGACGCGCTCGGCCTGCGCGAGGCTTACCCCGACGTGCAGATGCTGGAGTATTTTCGCGCCGTGTGGTCGCGCGTCAGCGCTGACCGGCAGGTGCGGCAGTCGCAGCAGCAGGTGCACAAGAACGCCGGCCCGCTCAATTCCAACCAGTTGGTGCACCGTGCGCTGTCCTTGATGCGCGAGTTATCGCCCGGTTACCTGCAGCAGTTCCTGTCGTACACGGACGCGCTGATGTGGATGGAGCAGATCCACGCGGCCACCGCGCCCGCCCCCAAGGACGCCGCGCGGGGCTCCGCCAAGAAAACATCGCGGGCGAAGGCGCGCTAA
- a CDS encoding B12-binding domain-containing radical SAM protein, whose amino-acid sequence MSTLPLRVLSIIPPMTQLNTPYPSTAYLTGFLRSRDVNAVQEDLALALVLRLLSAEGLRAVAERVNALPLEKHTPAIQAFVAMQPRYLATIGPTIAFLQGRDSTLAHRIVGRHFLPEGPRFSTLDVYMDEDGGDPLGWAFGALGLQDRAKHLATLYLNDLADVLRDAVDDRFEFVRYAESLAGSQPTFDPLANALTSAPTLVDDTLRELTTEALSRHAPTMVLLSVPFPGAVYAAFRIAQTIKAQDPSIVTVLGGGFVNTELRELKDPRVFDYFDYVCLDAGERPLLALLEHVQGKRSRQRLVRTFVRNQDSGAVQYVNLVEPDVAFAEVGTPTWDGLPLDRYLSLLDMLNPMHRLWSDGRWNKLTVAHGCYWKKCSFCDVSLDYIGRYEGASASVLADRIEAIVRETGQTGFHFVDEAAPPKSLKALATELIERNTGISWWGNIRFEKTFSPELCELLADSGCIAVSGGLEVASDRLLNLMKKGVSVDQVARVTRAFSDAGILVHAYLMYGFPTQTVQDTVDALEYVRQLFANDCIQSGFFHRFACTVHSPVGKNPEEYGVTLQPLPPVTFAKNDIGFHDPTGVDHDALGRALKKAIYNYMHGIGLDEDVRTWFPFKVPKTTVSKNRIARALSQQG is encoded by the coding sequence ATGTCCACCTTGCCCCTACGCGTGCTGTCCATCATCCCCCCGATGACGCAGCTGAATACGCCCTACCCCTCCACTGCCTACCTGACCGGTTTCCTGCGTTCGCGCGACGTGAACGCGGTGCAGGAAGACCTGGCGCTTGCGCTGGTGTTGCGCCTGTTGTCGGCGGAGGGCTTGCGCGCCGTGGCGGAGCGGGTCAACGCCCTGCCGCTTGAAAAGCACACGCCCGCCATCCAGGCCTTCGTGGCGATGCAGCCGCGCTACCTGGCCACCATCGGGCCGACCATCGCTTTCCTGCAAGGGCGGGATTCCACGCTGGCGCACCGCATCGTGGGGCGTCACTTCCTGCCCGAAGGCCCGCGTTTCAGCACGCTGGACGTCTACATGGACGAAGACGGCGGCGACCCCTTGGGTTGGGCGTTCGGCGCGTTGGGGCTGCAAGACCGCGCCAAGCACCTGGCCACCCTCTACCTGAACGACCTGGCCGACGTGCTGCGCGACGCCGTGGACGATCGCTTTGAATTCGTGCGCTATGCCGAATCGCTGGCGGGCAGCCAGCCCACCTTCGACCCTTTGGCCAACGCCCTGACCAGTGCGCCCACGCTAGTCGACGACACCTTGCGCGAACTGACGACCGAAGCCCTGTCGCGCCACGCGCCGACGATGGTGCTGTTGTCGGTGCCGTTTCCCGGCGCGGTCTACGCGGCCTTCCGCATCGCGCAGACCATCAAGGCGCAGGACCCCAGCATCGTCACCGTGCTGGGCGGCGGCTTCGTCAATACCGAACTGCGCGAACTGAAAGACCCGCGCGTGTTCGACTACTTTGACTACGTCTGCCTGGATGCCGGCGAGCGCCCGCTGTTGGCCTTGCTGGAACACGTGCAGGGCAAGCGCTCGCGCCAACGCCTGGTGCGTACGTTTGTGCGCAACCAGGACAGCGGCGCCGTGCAGTACGTGAACCTGGTGGAACCCGACGTGGCCTTCGCCGAAGTGGGCACGCCCACCTGGGACGGCCTGCCGCTGGACCGCTACCTGTCGCTGCTGGACATGCTGAACCCCATGCACCGCCTCTGGAGCGACGGGCGCTGGAACAAGCTGACCGTGGCGCATGGCTGCTACTGGAAAAAATGCAGCTTCTGCGACGTCAGCCTGGACTACATCGGCCGCTATGAAGGCGCGTCGGCGTCCGTACTGGCCGACCGCATTGAAGCCATCGTGCGTGAAACCGGGCAGACCGGTTTCCACTTTGTGGACGAAGCCGCGCCACCCAAGTCGCTCAAGGCGCTGGCCACCGAGCTCATCGAGCGCAACACGGGCATTTCGTGGTGGGGCAATATCCGCTTCGAAAAAACCTTCAGCCCGGAATTGTGTGAGCTGCTGGCTGACAGCGGCTGCATCGCCGTATCAGGCGGCTTGGAAGTGGCGTCGGACCGCTTGCTGAATCTGATGAAGAAAGGCGTGTCAGTCGACCAGGTGGCTCGCGTCACGCGCGCGTTTTCGGATGCCGGCATCCTGGTGCATGCGTATCTGATGTACGGCTTTCCGACGCAGACGGTGCAAGATACCGTGGACGCGCTGGAATACGTGCGCCAACTGTTCGCCAACGACTGCATCCAAAGCGGGTTCTTCCATCGCTTTGCCTGTACGGTGCATTCGCCGGTGGGCAAGAACCCCGAGGAATACGGGGTAACGCTGCAACCGCTGCCGCCCGTCACCTTCGCCAAGAACGACATCGGTTTTCATGACCCGACGGGCGTGGATCATGATGCGCTGGGCCGCGCGCTGAAAAAAGCCATCTATAACTACATGCACGGCATTGGCCTGGATGAAGACGTGCGAACCTGGTTTCCGTTCAAGGTGCCGAAAACCACCGTGTCGAAAAACCGCATTGCGCGGGCGCTCAGCCAGCAAGGCTAA
- a CDS encoding ParD-like family protein, protein MGLVKISEQMHENLRVASGALSRSINSQAEHWMRIGMLSELYPELRHADICQLLIRIEQGEGFTIASLSRRLPDAAQEVA, encoded by the coding sequence ATGGGCCTCGTCAAAATTTCCGAGCAGATGCATGAGAATCTGCGCGTCGCCAGCGGCGCCCTCAGCCGCTCGATCAATTCCCAAGCCGAACACTGGATGCGCATCGGCATGCTGTCCGAGCTCTATCCCGAACTGCGCCACGCTGACATCTGCCAGTTGCTGATCCGCATTGAACAGGGCGAAGGCTTCACCATTGCCTCCCTGTCTCGGCGGCTGCCGGACGCGGCCCAGGAGGTCGCGTAA
- the map gene encoding type I methionyl aminopeptidase — translation MARKVSIKSAADIEMARKAGAMAAEVLHMIGEHVRPGVTTDELDRICNEYIVNVLKAIPANVGYHGFPKTICASVNHVICHGIPGPKVLKNGDILNIDVAVIKDGWFGDTSRMYYVGQPSPLARRLVNTTYEATRAGIMAVKPGATLGDIGHAIQTVAHREHFSIVREYCGHGIGQIYHDEPQVLHYGRPGEGLVLQPGMMFTIEPMINAGKPATKQLPDGWTVVTKDRSLSAQWEHMVVVTDTGYEVLTPWPDGYGDYPPIP, via the coding sequence ATGGCACGCAAGGTATCCATCAAATCCGCCGCTGATATCGAAATGGCCCGCAAGGCCGGCGCCATGGCGGCCGAAGTGCTGCACATGATCGGCGAACACGTGCGCCCCGGCGTTACCACCGACGAGCTTGACCGCATCTGCAACGAATACATCGTCAATGTGCTGAAAGCCATTCCGGCCAACGTCGGCTACCACGGCTTTCCCAAGACCATCTGCGCGTCGGTCAACCATGTGATCTGCCACGGCATTCCCGGACCCAAGGTGCTGAAAAACGGCGACATCCTGAACATCGACGTGGCCGTCATCAAGGACGGCTGGTTTGGCGACACCAGCCGCATGTACTACGTGGGCCAACCCAGCCCGCTGGCGCGCCGCCTGGTCAACACCACCTATGAAGCCACCCGCGCCGGCATCATGGCCGTGAAGCCGGGCGCCACGCTGGGCGACATCGGCCACGCCATCCAGACCGTGGCGCACCGCGAGCACTTTTCCATCGTGCGCGAATACTGCGGCCACGGCATCGGCCAGATCTACCACGACGAACCGCAGGTGCTGCACTACGGCCGGCCCGGCGAAGGGCTGGTGCTGCAACCCGGCATGATGTTCACCATCGAACCCATGATCAACGCGGGCAAACCGGCCACCAAGCAGTTGCCGGACGGCTGGACCGTGGTCACCAAAGACCGTTCGCTGTCGGCGCAATGGGAACACATGGTGGTGGTGACCGACACCGGCTACGAGGTGCTGACGCCCTGGCCGGACGGCTACGGCGACTATCCGCCGATTCCCTGA
- a CDS encoding MFS transporter, with amino-acid sequence MPTLPLAFRRLAASNLAAQFSEQMALAAAPLVAVLALGATAAQTGTLQAAQTLPFLLLSMPAGVLADRMSRKALMTAAECVRAASLLGLLALLWMGGLNLAWLAALGFLGAVGTVAYNVSAPALLPRLVPASELASANRWLELARSSAFAAGPAAGGALVGWMGAPTAYVLATTLSLLAAALLAGLPRDGSAGNGKPARRHPLTELREGAAFVATHPLLHPVLITAVFFNTAWFVLQAVYVVYAIERLGLNATGVGITLGVYGGGMLAGALAAPWLARRLSFGAMIAAGPLSALAASVLLLFTLAYPSGVVAAVGFFLFGAGPILWTITTTTLRQAVTPNALLGRVSAVILTATYGARPVGALIGAALADRIGLDACLWVSTAGFLVQFVVLFTSPVARLQSQPHTVEA; translated from the coding sequence ATGCCCACCCTGCCCCTTGCGTTTCGCCGCCTGGCCGCGTCCAACCTGGCCGCCCAGTTTTCCGAGCAGATGGCGCTGGCGGCCGCGCCGCTAGTCGCCGTGCTGGCGCTGGGCGCCACCGCCGCGCAGACCGGCACACTGCAAGCCGCGCAAACCTTGCCCTTTCTGCTGCTATCGATGCCGGCCGGCGTGCTGGCCGACCGCATGTCGCGCAAAGCGCTGATGACCGCTGCCGAATGCGTGCGCGCCGCCAGCCTGCTGGGGCTGCTGGCCTTGTTGTGGATGGGGGGACTGAACCTGGCCTGGCTGGCCGCGCTGGGTTTTCTGGGCGCGGTTGGCACCGTGGCGTACAACGTTTCCGCGCCGGCATTGCTGCCCCGGCTGGTGCCCGCCAGCGAATTGGCCAGCGCCAACCGCTGGCTGGAACTGGCGCGCAGCAGCGCGTTCGCGGCGGGGCCGGCGGCGGGCGGCGCGCTGGTCGGCTGGATGGGCGCGCCCACCGCCTATGTGCTGGCCACCACCTTGTCTTTGCTGGCGGCGGCGCTGCTGGCGGGCTTGCCTCGGGATGGGTCGGCGGGTAACGGGAAACCGGCTCGCCGCCATCCCTTGACCGAACTGCGCGAAGGGGCCGCGTTCGTCGCCACGCACCCCCTGCTGCATCCCGTGCTGATCACGGCGGTGTTCTTCAATACCGCCTGGTTCGTGCTGCAAGCGGTGTACGTGGTCTATGCCATTGAGCGCCTGGGCTTGAACGCCACGGGCGTGGGCATCACCTTGGGCGTGTACGGCGGCGGCATGCTGGCGGGCGCCCTGGCCGCGCCATGGCTGGCGCGCCGCCTGTCCTTTGGCGCGATGATCGCGGCCGGACCGCTATCGGCCTTGGCGGCAAGCGTTCTGTTGCTGTTCACCTTGGCGTATCCGTCGGGCGTGGTCGCGGCGGTGGGCTTCTTCCTGTTTGGGGCGGGCCCGATCTTGTGGACCATTACCACCACGACGTTGCGCCAGGCCGTCACGCCGAACGCGCTGCTGGGCCGCGTATCGGCCGTGATCCTGACAGCTACCTATGGCGCGCGGCCCGTGGGCGCGCTGATTGGCGCGGCGCTGGCCGACCGCATCGGGCTGGACGCCTGCCTGTGGGTGTCGACTGCGGGCTTTCTGGTGCAGTTCGTGGTGTTGTTCACGTCGCCCGTCGCGCGCCTGCAAAGCCAACCACACACCGTTGAAGCCTGA
- a CDS encoding glutathione S-transferase family protein: protein MLKILGKASSINVRKVLWTCAELTLPFTREDWGSGFQPTSDPRFLALNPNAMVPVIQDGDFVLWESNSIIRYLAAQYGGQALYPAEPKLRARVDQWMDWQATDLNRSWSYAFMALARQSPAHQDAASIAASCQAWALYMGILDTRLAQTGAYVAGEAFSLADIPIGLSVNRWFATPFGPAHEKPALPAVSAYYDRLAAREGYRLYGRNGMV, encoded by the coding sequence ATGCTGAAAATCCTGGGCAAAGCCTCGTCCATCAATGTGCGCAAAGTGCTCTGGACCTGCGCGGAACTGACCCTGCCCTTTACCCGCGAAGACTGGGGCTCGGGCTTTCAGCCCACCAGCGACCCGCGCTTTCTGGCGCTGAACCCGAACGCCATGGTGCCCGTCATCCAGGACGGAGACTTCGTGCTGTGGGAGTCGAACAGCATCATCCGCTACCTGGCCGCGCAGTACGGCGGGCAGGCGCTCTATCCGGCTGAACCGAAATTACGAGCGCGCGTGGATCAATGGATGGATTGGCAGGCCACCGACCTGAACCGGTCCTGGAGCTACGCCTTCATGGCGCTGGCGCGGCAATCGCCCGCGCACCAGGATGCGGCCAGTATCGCGGCGTCGTGCCAGGCTTGGGCCTTGTACATGGGCATCCTGGATACCCGGCTGGCGCAAACCGGTGCGTATGTAGCGGGCGAGGCCTTCAGCTTGGCGGACATCCCCATCGGCCTATCGGTCAACCGCTGGTTCGCGACGCCTTTCGGCCCTGCCCATGAAAAACCCGCCCTGCCCGCCGTCAGCGCCTATTACGACCGGCTGGCCGCCCGCGAGGGCTACCGGCTGTACGGGCGCAACGGCATGGTTTGA
- the sodC gene encoding superoxide dismutase family protein, with the protein MKKISMLVAALTMAGASGAVLAEDVSMSFLTADGLGKSAGTISLKDTPGGLEITPNLNGLKPGEHGFHVHEKGSCMPGMVNGKMAPGGAAGGHLDPKGTKAHKGPMAKDGHQGDLPFITVADDGTAKKAVVAPHLKLADVKGHAMMVHIGGDNYSDKPEPLGGGGGRLVCGVVK; encoded by the coding sequence ATGAAGAAAATCTCGATGCTTGTCGCGGCGCTGACGATGGCGGGCGCGTCTGGCGCCGTGCTGGCCGAAGACGTTTCGATGTCGTTCCTGACCGCCGACGGCCTGGGCAAAAGCGCCGGCACGATTTCGCTGAAGGACACCCCGGGTGGGCTGGAGATCACGCCCAATCTGAACGGCTTGAAGCCGGGCGAGCACGGCTTTCACGTCCACGAAAAGGGTTCCTGCATGCCGGGCATGGTGAACGGCAAGATGGCGCCCGGCGGCGCGGCGGGCGGACATCTGGACCCCAAGGGCACCAAGGCCCACAAGGGGCCGATGGCCAAGGACGGGCACCAGGGCGATCTGCCGTTCATTACGGTGGCCGACGACGGCACGGCCAAGAAAGCCGTGGTGGCGCCACATCTGAAGCTGGCCGATGTGAAAGGGCACGCGATGATGGTGCACATAGGCGGCGACAACTATAGCGACAAGCCCGAGCCGCTGGGCGGCGGGGGCGGGCGTTTGGTCTGCGGCGTGGTGAAGTAG